From a single Elstera cyanobacteriorum genomic region:
- the aspS gene encoding aspartate--tRNA ligase gives MHAYRTHTCNALTRAETGQTVRLSGWVHRKRDHGQLLFIDLRDHYGITQLVIDSAAPFFEAASAVRVESVITVVGTVVDRSAETVNSGLPTGEIEVQVTEYNLQSTAEVLPLQVNSDAEFPEDTRLRYRFLDLRRERIHKNIVLRSNVIASLRRRMIEQGFTEFQTPILTSSSPEGARDFLVPARMHPGRFYALPQAPQQFKQLLMVAGFDRYFQIAPCFRDEDARADRSPGEFYQLDFEMSFVTQEDVFAAIEPVLHGVFEEFSNGKVVTPYPFQRIAYEESMLKYGSDKPDLRNPIIIADVTEVFTREDVTFNAFKNMVAGGAVVRAIPAPQVSEQPRSFFDKLNDWAKGEGHPGLGYILWDKNGEAKGPIAKFIGPDALKLLAEKSGVQPGDALFFVCNKKLVAEKFAGQARKRLGEELNLIDPGIFHFCWIVDFPMYELNEETGQIDFSHNPFSMPQGGLEALLTKDPLTINAYQYDIVCNGIELSSGAIRNHLPEIMYKAFEIAGYKNEEVEARFGGMLNAFKFGAPPHGGSAPGVDRMVMLLADEPNIREVVCFPMNQKAEDLLMQAPSPVDPARLKELSIKIDIPLTKQAKS, from the coding sequence ATGCACGCCTATCGCACGCATACTTGCAACGCTTTGACCCGCGCCGAAACCGGCCAGACCGTGCGCCTTTCGGGCTGGGTGCATCGCAAGCGCGATCATGGGCAGTTGCTGTTCATCGACCTGCGCGACCATTACGGCATTACTCAGTTGGTCATCGATAGCGCCGCGCCCTTCTTTGAGGCCGCCAGCGCCGTGCGCGTGGAGAGCGTTATCACCGTGGTTGGCACGGTGGTTGACCGGAGCGCCGAAACCGTCAATTCCGGCCTGCCGACCGGCGAGATTGAAGTGCAGGTGACGGAGTATAACCTGCAATCGACCGCCGAGGTGCTGCCGCTGCAGGTAAATTCCGACGCCGAATTCCCGGAAGATACGCGCTTGCGGTACCGCTTCCTCGATCTGCGGCGCGAGCGTATTCACAAGAACATTGTCCTGCGCTCCAACGTCATCGCTAGCCTGCGCCGCCGGATGATCGAGCAGGGGTTCACCGAGTTCCAAACGCCGATCCTCACCTCCTCTTCCCCTGAAGGGGCGCGCGACTTCCTGGTGCCCGCCCGTATGCATCCGGGCCGCTTCTACGCCCTGCCGCAGGCACCGCAGCAGTTTAAGCAGTTGCTGATGGTCGCGGGCTTCGACCGCTACTTTCAGATCGCCCCCTGCTTCCGCGATGAAGACGCCCGTGCCGATCGTAGCCCCGGTGAATTCTACCAGCTCGATTTCGAAATGAGCTTCGTAACCCAGGAAGACGTGTTCGCCGCCATCGAACCGGTGCTGCACGGGGTGTTCGAGGAATTTTCCAACGGTAAGGTGGTCACGCCCTATCCGTTCCAGCGCATCGCCTACGAAGAATCGATGCTGAAATATGGGTCGGACAAGCCGGACCTGCGCAACCCGATCATCATTGCCGATGTGACGGAGGTTTTCACCCGCGAGGATGTGACCTTCAACGCCTTCAAGAACATGGTGGCGGGCGGCGCCGTCGTGCGCGCCATTCCGGCGCCGCAAGTGTCGGAACAGCCGCGCAGCTTCTTCGATAAGCTCAACGATTGGGCGAAGGGTGAAGGCCATCCGGGCCTCGGCTATATCCTGTGGGATAAGAACGGCGAGGCCAAAGGCCCCATCGCCAAGTTCATCGGGCCGGACGCGTTGAAGCTGCTGGCGGAAAAATCTGGCGTGCAGCCGGGTGATGCGCTGTTCTTCGTCTGCAATAAGAAGCTGGTGGCGGAAAAATTCGCCGGCCAAGCCCGTAAGCGCCTGGGCGAAGAGCTGAACCTGATCGACCCGGGCATCTTCCATTTCTGCTGGATCGTCGATTTCCCGATGTACGAGCTGAACGAAGAAACCGGCCAGATCGACTTTAGCCACAACCCCTTCTCCATGCCGCAGGGCGGGCTGGAGGCTTTGCTGACCAAAGACCCGCTGACGATCAACGCCTATCAGTATGATATCGTATGCAACGGCATCGAGCTGTCGTCGGGCGCCATCCGCAACCATCTGCCGGAAATCATGTATAAGGCGTTCGAAATCGCCGGGTACAAGAATGAGGAGGTGGAAGCGCGCTTCGGCGGGATGCTCAACGCCTTCAAGTTCGGCGCGCCGCCGCACGGCGGCTCGGCCCCGGGCGTTGACCGTATGGTCATGCTGCTGGCTGACGAGCCGAATATCCGCGAAGTCGTCTGCTTCCCGATGAACCAGAAGGCGGAAGATTTGCTGATGCAGGCCCCCAGCCCGGTCGACCCGGCGCGGCTTAAGGAACTGTCGATCAAAATCGATATTCCGTTGACGAAGCAGGCTAAGAGCTGA
- the rnd gene encoding ribonuclease D: MMIQDSAALAALCASLAEEAYVTVDTEFIRDKTYWPQLCLVQVAGASVAAAIDPLAEGIDLTPLFDLLANPAVLKVFHAARQDLEIFVNLTGKVPAPIWDSQVAAMVCGFGESASYETLAGKLAGARIDKSSRFTDWSARPLTDKQLSYALSDVTHLRVIYEKLSKRIAKAEREAWVQEEMAILTDLKTYQTDPDAAWQRLRPRTNNRRFLGILKELAAWREAEAQRKNIPRQRLLKDEALLEAAANAPKSANDLGRMRALTKGMAEGSVGQAILAAVERANALPEADLPSLPDKADIPGGRTALIELLKVLLKAKCDTHDVAQKLIATSADLEILAVEDEPAIHALAGWRREVFGNDALALKRGELALTVKGDAIRIIRL; the protein is encoded by the coding sequence ATGATGATCCAAGACTCTGCCGCCCTTGCGGCCCTCTGTGCCAGCCTTGCCGAAGAAGCCTATGTGACGGTCGATACCGAGTTTATCCGGGATAAGACCTATTGGCCGCAGCTTTGCCTCGTGCAAGTCGCGGGAGCGTCGGTCGCCGCCGCGATTGATCCGCTGGCCGAGGGCATCGACCTAACCCCGTTGTTCGATCTTCTCGCCAATCCCGCCGTGCTGAAGGTGTTCCACGCCGCCCGGCAGGATTTGGAAATCTTCGTCAACCTGACTGGCAAAGTCCCCGCCCCGATTTGGGATAGTCAGGTGGCGGCCATGGTGTGCGGTTTTGGCGAAAGCGCGAGTTACGAGACGCTGGCGGGCAAGCTGGCGGGCGCGCGGATCGATAAAAGCTCGCGCTTTACCGATTGGTCGGCGCGGCCCCTGACCGATAAGCAGCTTTCCTATGCGCTGTCGGACGTAACGCACCTGCGGGTGATTTACGAGAAACTCAGCAAGCGCATCGCTAAGGCCGAGCGCGAGGCTTGGGTGCAGGAGGAAATGGCCATCCTCACCGACCTTAAGACCTATCAGACCGACCCGGACGCCGCGTGGCAGCGCCTGCGCCCGCGCACGAATAATCGGCGCTTCCTGGGCATCTTGAAGGAACTGGCGGCTTGGCGCGAGGCGGAAGCCCAGCGCAAGAATATCCCCCGTCAGCGCCTGCTGAAGGACGAGGCGCTGCTGGAAGCCGCCGCCAATGCCCCCAAATCGGCCAATGATCTCGGTCGCATGCGGGCACTCACGAAGGGCATGGCTGAAGGGTCGGTCGGGCAAGCCATTCTCGCCGCCGTCGAACGCGCCAACGCGCTGCCGGAAGCCGATCTTCCCTCGCTTCCCGATAAGGCCGACATTCCTGGCGGTCGCACGGCGTTGATCGAGCTTCTGAAGGTGCTGCTGAAAGCCAAATGCGACACGCACGATGTGGCGCAAAAGCTGATCGCGACCAGCGCCGATCTCGAAATCCTGGCGGTGGAGGACGAACCCGCCATCCACGCCCTCGCCGGTTGGCGGCGGGAGGTGTTCGGCAATGATGCGCTGGCATTAAAGCGCGGCGAGTTGGCGCTAACGGTTAAGGGCGACGCTATTCGGATTATCCGGCTCTAA
- a CDS encoding MFS transporter, producing the protein MLKLLGDRRFLPLFIAQFLGALNDNLFKNALAILVVYRLEPDPDKAQALAGLATALFVLPYFLASAFAGTLADRKPKAMLTRWVRLIEVPALLLGLAGLVLGSVPLLFAALIGMGILSTFFSPLKFSLLPELLPPDDLARGNALFAATTFVAILIGTIMGAELVRLDNGPWIAGLTGLGIAVLAWLACRALPPTPALKPDLPLRWNILADTWAVCRDTLASPALRRTVLGISWFWMLGAVLLAQLPGLVRNRIGADEQVVTFFLALFSIGIGVGAGICGRLLRGDVKSWPVGIGALGMALACADLWLALPGTPAGGALTPLPAFLAAPGNWRLIGDFALLAVAGGIYTVPLYTLLQARAAPEARARAVATNNIINALMMAVGTAGTAVLPMLALSVPDFLLILGGSLLLLALPLARTAQQA; encoded by the coding sequence ATGCTCAAGCTGCTTGGCGACCGGCGTTTTCTGCCACTGTTCATTGCCCAGTTCCTGGGGGCGCTGAACGATAATCTGTTCAAGAACGCGCTGGCGATTCTGGTGGTCTATCGGCTGGAGCCCGACCCGGATAAAGCCCAGGCCCTAGCGGGGTTGGCGACGGCGCTGTTCGTGCTGCCCTATTTCCTGGCCTCCGCTTTCGCCGGGACGCTCGCCGACCGGAAACCTAAGGCGATGCTGACGCGCTGGGTTAGGCTGATTGAGGTACCTGCCCTGCTGCTCGGTCTCGCCGGGCTGGTCTTGGGGTCGGTCCCGCTCTTATTTGCGGCGCTGATCGGCATGGGTATCCTCTCGACGTTCTTCAGTCCGCTCAAATTCTCGCTGCTGCCCGAACTGCTGCCGCCGGACGATCTTGCACGCGGCAATGCGCTGTTTGCCGCCACCACCTTCGTCGCCATTCTGATCGGGACGATTATGGGGGCGGAATTGGTACGGCTGGACAATGGCCCCTGGATCGCCGGGCTGACCGGGCTTGGTATCGCCGTGCTGGCGTGGCTCGCCTGCCGGGCCTTGCCGCCCACCCCGGCGCTAAAGCCTGATTTGCCGCTGCGCTGGAATATCCTGGCCGACACTTGGGCGGTCTGCCGCGATACCCTGGCCTCCCCCGCCCTGCGCCGCACCGTGCTGGGTATTTCCTGGTTTTGGATGCTCGGCGCGGTTCTGCTCGCGCAACTGCCCGGACTGGTGCGCAACCGGATCGGCGCCGATGAGCAGGTGGTAACTTTCTTCCTGGCGCTGTTTTCCATCGGCATCGGCGTTGGTGCCGGGATTTGCGGGCGGTTACTGCGCGGCGATGTCAAATCTTGGCCGGTTGGGATTGGCGCGCTTGGGATGGCCCTGGCCTGTGCCGACCTTTGGTTGGCACTACCGGGGACCCCCGCCGGTGGGGCGCTCACCCCCCTGCCCGCGTTCCTCGCCGCGCCCGGCAACTGGCGGTTGATCGGCGATTTCGCGCTGCTGGCGGTCGCGGGCGGGATCTATACCGTGCCGCTCTATACGCTGCTGCAAGCCCGCGCCGCGCCAGAAGCCCGCGCCCGCGCCGTTGCCACCAATAATATTATCAATGCGTTGATGATGGCCGTCGGCACCGCAGGCACCGCCGTTCTGCCGATGCTGGCGCTGAGCGTGCCGGATTTTCTGCTGATCCTCGGCGGTAGCCTGCTGCTGCTCGCCCTGCCCCTGGCGCGGACGGCGCAGCAGGCTTAG
- a CDS encoding YnfA family protein, with the protein MKTLALYIIAAAAEIGGCFAFWAWWRLDKSALWLLPGVGLLILFAGALALVEQAAAGRTFAAYGGIYILASLAWLWGIEGVRPVLTDWAGAGLCLTGVVVILLGAPKG; encoded by the coding sequence ATGAAGACCCTGGCCCTCTATATCATTGCAGCCGCCGCCGAAATCGGCGGCTGCTTTGCTTTTTGGGCCTGGTGGCGGCTGGATAAATCGGCGCTGTGGCTGCTGCCGGGCGTTGGGTTGTTGATCCTATTCGCCGGAGCCTTGGCCCTGGTCGAGCAGGCAGCGGCGGGCCGAACTTTCGCGGCCTATGGCGGCATCTATATTCTGGCGTCGCTTGCCTGGCTTTGGGGTATCGAAGGCGTCCGCCCCGTGTTGACCGATTGGGCCGGGGCGGGTCTCTGCCTTACCGGGGTGGTGGTTATCCTGCTCGGGGCGCCGAAAGGCTAA
- the smpB gene encoding SsrA-binding protein SmpB, protein MAPRPGDRYAALNRRATFDYFIEQRIECGLVLMGSEVKSIRQGHASINEAHAQQMAGEIWLFNAHVPTYKQARENHEERRPRKLLLHGKERNKLIGAIKREGIALIPIGLYFNDRGIAKLELGIAKGKKKQDKRASEKERDWGREKARVMRGEK, encoded by the coding sequence ATGGCACCCCGCCCTGGCGATAGGTACGCGGCGCTCAACCGCCGCGCGACCTTCGATTACTTCATCGAACAGCGGATCGAATGCGGTCTGGTGCTGATGGGCAGCGAGGTGAAATCCATTCGCCAGGGGCACGCCAGCATCAACGAAGCCCATGCCCAGCAGATGGCTGGGGAAATCTGGCTGTTCAACGCCCATGTCCCCACCTACAAGCAGGCGCGGGAAAACCACGAAGAACGCCGCCCGCGCAAGCTGCTATTGCACGGGAAAGAGCGCAATAAGCTGATCGGGGCGATTAAGCGCGAGGGCATCGCCTTGATCCCTATCGGCCTCTACTTCAACGACCGGGGCATCGCCAAACTTGAACTCGGCATCGCCAAGGGGAAGAAGAAGCAGGATAAGCGGGCGAGCGAAAAAGAACGCGATTGGGGTCGGGAGAAAGCCCGCGTCATGCGCGGCGAGAAGTAA
- the dapA gene encoding 4-hydroxy-tetrahydrodipicolinate synthase has protein sequence MSVSGTQMQKFHGSMVALLTPFKDGKVDEAAFQKLCAWQIEQGTDALVPVGTTGESPTLSHTEHKRVVELCLEVAKGKVPVIAGAGSNSTEEAVDFIRHAEKAGAEGALVVTPYYNKPSQEGLYLHFKAVHDAADLPVFIYNIPGRSVVDMTPETMGRLAELPRIVGVKDATADLVRPLRQTLTCGKRFIQLSGEDATALAHLVQGGVGCISVTANIAPGLIAQMHDAWVAGDLKKAMEINERLYPVHEAMFCETSPAPVKYAASLLGLGAADCRLPIAPLSAAGRAKVEAALKQAGLLG, from the coding sequence ATGTCGGTGTCAGGCACTCAGATGCAGAAGTTTCACGGGTCGATGGTCGCGCTGCTTACCCCGTTCAAAGACGGGAAAGTGGACGAGGCCGCGTTCCAGAAACTGTGCGCCTGGCAGATCGAGCAGGGCACCGATGCCCTGGTTCCGGTCGGCACCACCGGCGAATCGCCGACGCTGAGCCATACCGAACATAAGCGCGTGGTCGAACTCTGCCTGGAAGTCGCCAAGGGCAAGGTGCCGGTGATCGCCGGGGCCGGGTCGAACTCGACCGAAGAAGCCGTCGATTTTATCCGCCACGCTGAAAAGGCCGGGGCGGAAGGGGCGCTGGTCGTCACGCCCTATTACAATAAGCCCAGCCAGGAAGGCCTGTATCTGCACTTCAAGGCGGTGCATGACGCGGCGGACCTGCCGGTCTTCATTTACAATATTCCCGGCCGGTCGGTTGTGGATATGACGCCGGAAACCATGGGCCGTCTTGCCGAACTGCCGCGCATCGTCGGGGTGAAGGATGCAACGGCGGACCTCGTGCGCCCGCTGCGCCAGACGCTGACCTGCGGCAAGCGCTTCATCCAGCTTTCGGGCGAGGATGCGACCGCGCTGGCGCATCTGGTGCAGGGCGGCGTCGGCTGCATTTCGGTCACGGCCAATATCGCGCCGGGCCTGATCGCCCAGATGCACGATGCCTGGGTGGCGGGCGATCTGAAAAAAGCGATGGAAATCAACGAGCGCCTCTATCCGGTGCATGAAGCGATGTTCTGCGAAACCAGCCCGGCGCCGGTGAAATATGCCGCCTCGCTGCTCGGTCTCGGCGCAGCAGACTGCCGCCTGCCCATCGCACCGCTGTCGGCGGCGGGGCGGGCAAAGGTGGAAGCTGCTTTGAAGCAGGCAGGGCTGCTCGGCTAA
- a CDS encoding lytic transglycosylase domain-containing protein produces the protein MIVLRNRSTAPRSPLSLVRTLGMGAGMMALLLGSLPGVSQATAPAPQTKQSPAKPVAAKPAPVKPATDAKAKTAPKPAGDGKSKPAAKPLVPTKVKAAGAGAAALTGAAAAKSAVANSADAYYRAAFLGLDAGKPLPTTPPPSTDPLLDKVLKWAALVKGLGGSGFEDVAGFLKDHPEWPGQAQLRRRAEDFLLTEPSDSFVVQWFDANPPQSREGRQRYADGLAVVGRAADSASWVRRSWAEDSFSPVEEAAFAARYAEILRPDDHRTRADRALARDGNDTAQRLLPRLAPPDQAAISARLSIRSGTDPETVLARLDKTVARDSGVIFDAIRALRRAGKDEAARALLSVKVDGSLRPDQWWTERDLQARRLLREGDAETAYRVAAAHGLPPGSAEFAEAEFLSGLIALRWHKQPETAFSHFQALLNNSKTPPSQSRGAFWSARAALALNRPDEAKQWLMRAAAFPASFYGQLATALIGDNVPGRLPPETILTGAEKQRFNSLELARIVRRLSEIGLPEKSDPFLFRLAEGGLERAEGAAQLAASLGRTETAVLIARRVYRDGTLLPESGYPILPQVLQESPEPALVHAIIRQESNYSPTAVSRVGARGLMQLMPATAKQVAGRLGLAHSDSRLTAEPGYNVQLGQAYLATVLDQFNGDYALAIASYNAGPGRVRQWLRDYGDPGTDLEGWLTWIEQIPFTETRNYVQRVLEGVAVYRDRLRLTAPQPHPAATILSAWCLSECGPLPGRLP, from the coding sequence ATGATCGTCTTACGGAACCGGTCCACCGCCCCCCGCAGCCCCTTGTCGCTCGTGCGCACGCTGGGCATGGGCGCGGGTATGATGGCCCTGCTGCTCGGCAGTTTGCCTGGGGTTAGCCAGGCAACCGCCCCGGCCCCGCAAACCAAACAATCCCCGGCAAAACCGGTTGCGGCCAAACCGGCGCCCGTGAAACCGGCGACCGATGCGAAAGCCAAAACGGCGCCAAAACCCGCTGGCGACGGTAAATCGAAACCGGCCGCGAAACCTTTGGTCCCAACCAAAGTCAAAGCCGCCGGGGCAGGCGCCGCCGCCTTGACCGGGGCCGCCGCCGCGAAATCCGCCGTTGCCAATAGTGCTGACGCCTATTATCGCGCCGCCTTCCTCGGCCTTGATGCGGGCAAGCCGCTCCCGACGACCCCGCCCCCCTCCACCGATCCGTTGCTCGATAAAGTGCTGAAATGGGCAGCGCTGGTAAAAGGCCTGGGCGGCAGCGGGTTCGAGGATGTTGCCGGCTTTCTAAAAGATCATCCCGAGTGGCCGGGCCAGGCGCAATTGCGCCGCAGGGCCGAAGATTTTCTGCTGACGGAACCGTCTGATAGTTTCGTCGTGCAATGGTTCGACGCCAACCCGCCGCAAAGCCGGGAAGGCCGCCAGCGTTACGCCGATGGCCTCGCCGTCGTCGGGCGCGCGGCGGATTCAGCGAGTTGGGTGCGGCGCTCCTGGGCGGAAGATAGTTTCTCGCCGGTCGAAGAAGCTGCGTTCGCGGCCCGCTACGCCGAGATTCTGCGCCCGGACGATCACCGGACCCGCGCCGACCGCGCCCTAGCGCGCGACGGCAATGATACGGCGCAACGCCTGCTGCCCCGCCTCGCCCCGCCAGATCAAGCCGCCATCAGCGCGCGCCTATCGATCCGGAGCGGCACCGATCCCGAAACCGTGCTGGCGCGGCTCGACAAAACCGTGGCCCGCGATTCGGGTGTTATTTTCGATGCAATCCGCGCCCTGCGCCGCGCCGGGAAAGACGAGGCCGCCCGGGCGCTTCTCTCCGTCAAGGTCGACGGTAGCTTGCGCCCGGACCAATGGTGGACCGAACGCGATCTCCAAGCCCGTCGCCTGCTGCGCGAAGGCGATGCCGAAACAGCCTATCGCGTCGCCGCCGCCCACGGGCTTCCCCCCGGATCAGCGGAATTTGCCGAGGCGGAGTTTTTAAGTGGTCTGATTGCCCTGCGCTGGCACAAACAGCCGGAAACCGCTTTCAGTCACTTTCAGGCGCTGCTGAACAATAGTAAGACGCCGCCCAGCCAATCGCGTGGGGCCTTCTGGTCTGCCCGCGCCGCCCTGGCGCTGAACCGGCCGGACGAGGCCAAGCAATGGCTGATGCGTGCCGCCGCCTTCCCGGCGTCCTTCTACGGTCAATTAGCAACCGCGCTGATCGGCGACAATGTGCCAGGGCGTCTGCCGCCCGAGACGATTTTAACCGGGGCGGAGAAGCAGAGGTTCAATTCCCTCGAACTCGCCCGCATCGTCCGCCGCCTGTCTGAAATCGGTCTGCCGGAGAAGTCGGACCCCTTCCTGTTTCGTCTGGCGGAAGGTGGGCTAGAGCGCGCGGAGGGGGCAGCCCAGCTTGCCGCCAGCCTCGGGCGGACCGAAACCGCCGTCTTGATCGCCCGCCGCGTCTATCGCGATGGCACGCTGCTGCCTGAGAGCGGTTATCCGATCCTGCCGCAAGTGCTGCAAGAGTCGCCCGAACCGGCGCTGGTCCATGCCATTATCCGCCAGGAAAGCAATTATTCCCCTACCGCCGTCAGCCGGGTTGGTGCGCGCGGGTTGATGCAGCTTATGCCCGCGACGGCCAAGCAGGTCGCCGGGCGCCTCGGTCTCGCCCATAGCGACAGCCGCCTGACCGCCGAACCGGGCTATAATGTGCAACTGGGGCAAGCCTATCTGGCGACCGTGCTTGACCAGTTTAACGGTGATTACGCGCTGGCCATCGCCTCCTACAATGCCGGTCCCGGGCGCGTGCGCCAGTGGCTGCGCGACTATGGCGATCCCGGCACCGACCTTGAAGGTTGGCTAACCTGGATTGAGCAAATCCCCTTCACCGAAACCCGCAATTACGTTCAGCGCGTTTTAGAAGGCGTCGCGGTTTACCGTGACCGTCTGCGCCTGACCGCCCCTCAACCGCATCCAGCCGCCACGATCCTATCGGCTTGGTGCCTCAGCGAATGCGGGCCGCTTCCCGGCCGCCTGCCTTGA
- a CDS encoding haloacid dehalogenase type II, translating into MTDPATSPAIDPFCTITACVFDAYGTLFDIASPVQRMGPRLGEKGAELIGLWRRRQLEYSWLRSLMNRYCDFWQITEESLDYALGALKFPADAGLRQDLLDTFLTLDAFPDAVQTLRLLRENGFRTAILSNGTPTMLHAAGDAAGVTPLIDLLLSVESTGCYKPDPSVYRHAVQRLDVPPERVLFVSANGWDVAGATAYGLRTVWINRNGLPIEELGLQPTATLTSLSNLVGLLRLPR; encoded by the coding sequence ATGACCGACCCCGCCACCAGCCCCGCCATCGACCCGTTTTGCACGATCACCGCCTGCGTTTTCGATGCATACGGCACCCTGTTCGATATCGCTTCGCCCGTCCAGCGCATGGGGCCACGGTTGGGCGAGAAGGGCGCCGAACTCATCGGCCTATGGCGGCGGCGCCAGCTTGAGTATTCCTGGCTGCGCAGTCTGATGAACCGCTACTGCGATTTCTGGCAGATTACCGAAGAATCGCTGGATTATGCCCTTGGGGCTTTGAAGTTTCCCGCCGATGCCGGGCTGCGCCAAGATCTCCTCGATACGTTCCTGACGCTAGATGCTTTCCCCGATGCCGTGCAGACCCTGCGGTTACTGCGGGAAAACGGCTTCCGCACCGCCATTCTGTCGAACGGGACGCCAACCATGCTGCATGCGGCGGGCGATGCGGCGGGGGTGACACCGCTGATCGATCTCTTGCTCTCGGTCGAATCGACCGGCTGCTATAAGCCCGATCCATCGGTCTATCGCCATGCCGTGCAACGGCTGGACGTACCGCCAGAACGAGTGCTGTTCGTCTCCGCCAATGGGTGGGATGTCGCGGGGGCAACCGCCTATGGGCTGCGCACGGTCTGGATCAACCGTAACGGTCTGCCGATTGAGGAATTAGGCCTTCAACCGACGGCAACCTTGACCAGCCTGAGTAATCTCGTCGGTTTACTGCGCTTGCCGCGCTAA
- a CDS encoding MarR family winged helix-turn-helix transcriptional regulator, which translates to MHFEKDTSAGYLVNHLARLFGIALSERLKPLNLAPAQFMVLLVLWREAGLSQRQLVERLSVEQATMANTLGRMERDGLIERRPHPQDGRVQLIFPTARAVALEAAATDAAARVNAAALAGLDAPEIAAFLASLRRVMANLQTALD; encoded by the coding sequence ATGCATTTTGAGAAGGACACATCCGCCGGGTATCTGGTCAATCACCTAGCCCGGCTGTTCGGCATTGCCCTGTCCGAGCGGTTGAAGCCGCTCAATCTAGCGCCGGCGCAGTTCATGGTGCTGCTGGTTCTTTGGCGCGAGGCGGGCCTTAGTCAGCGCCAGTTGGTTGAGCGCCTAAGCGTCGAACAGGCGACGATGGCCAATACCCTGGGCCGGATGGAGCGGGATGGGCTGATCGAACGCCGCCCCCATCCCCAAGATGGACGGGTGCAGCTTATTTTTCCAACCGCTCGGGCGGTCGCGCTGGAAGCCGCAGCGACGGATGCGGCAGCGCGCGTCAATGCCGCTGCGTTGGCTGGGCTGGACGCACCAGAAATCGCCGCTTTCCTGGCAAGCCTGCGCCGCGTAATGGCCAATCTTCAGACGGCGCTGGATTGA
- a CDS encoding antibiotic biosynthesis monooxygenase family protein, whose protein sequence is MRRKLLLAPLLALTLGTVARAEGLVLSEREGSDGTTFIDQLKAEETGPIVLINLFDVAPEDAADFHTRWTAAADVLRRKPGFVTTTLHRAVGASRLWLNRAEWRSLQDFRAAMRSDDFLAIAKTMKQQGFRRIYTAEPTQGPLSFP, encoded by the coding sequence ATGCGACGAAAACTTCTCTTGGCCCCCCTTCTCGCCCTGACCTTAGGCACGGTTGCACGAGCCGAGGGACTCGTGTTGTCAGAGCGCGAAGGGTCAGACGGAACCACCTTTATCGATCAACTGAAAGCCGAGGAAACGGGGCCGATTGTTCTGATCAATCTGTTCGACGTCGCCCCGGAAGACGCGGCCGATTTCCACACCCGCTGGACGGCGGCGGCAGATGTGCTGCGGCGCAAGCCGGGGTTTGTGACCACAACCCTGCACCGGGCGGTTGGCGCCTCGCGGCTCTGGCTCAATCGGGCAGAATGGCGGAGCCTTCAAGATTTTCGCGCCGCCATGCGCTCCGATGATTTTCTCGCCATCGCCAAGACGATGAAACAACAGGGGTTCCGCCGGATTTATACCGCCGAACCGACGCAAGGGCCGCTTAGTTTCCCGTAA
- a CDS encoding bactofilin family protein has product MGVPSILSTDFTVTGNVTSSGEVHLDGTVEGDIDARVLTVGDSALVRGNISAETVRVSGSVTGTIRAKEVILTRTARITGDIHHDILSMEAGARLEGMCRRLASLLETKDSEEAAGRLLLTQQETAA; this is encoded by the coding sequence ATGGGGGTTCCATCAATCCTATCGACCGATTTTACCGTGACCGGCAATGTCACGTCGTCGGGCGAAGTGCATCTCGACGGGACGGTCGAGGGCGATATTGATGCACGGGTGCTGACGGTCGGCGATAGCGCGCTGGTGCGTGGCAATATTTCGGCCGAAACCGTGCGCGTGTCGGGCAGTGTGACCGGCACGATCCGGGCGAAGGAAGTTATCTTGACCCGGACCGCCCGCATTACCGGCGATATTCATCACGATATTCTATCGATGGAAGCCGGGGCGCGGCTCGAAGGCATGTGCCGCCGCTTGGCATCGCTGCTGGAAACCAAGGACAGTGAGGAGGCTGCCGGCCGCTTGCTCCTGACCCAACAGGAAACCGCTGCCTGA